The Camelina sativa cultivar DH55 chromosome 18, Cs, whole genome shotgun sequence DNA window GTCCAACTCCTGCGTGGAGTTCATCTACCCCTCGTTTTCGATCTGTTACTAATGGGGAAGCTAGCCACGCCATTAAAACAGAGCAGCCTGCATTGTCTCTTGCTGAAGATGTTAGTAACACAACCTCGACAATGAAACCGATACGATCTCTGACATTTAAGTGTTTTAACTGCGGGGAAACAGGGCATCGCCAAGCCTCTTGTCCTAAGCGCGTCCTGTTTGGTGAGGAAGAAGTTATCTATGATGAGAAGTTATCTAGGATACCGGTGTTGCTTTAGTCATTAGGAGAAATTTTTTAACCCCGCAAGCCATCGACGAATCTTGGTTgagaaaaaacatttttcaatCCAACTGTACAATCCGAGGGAAAGTTTGTCGTCTCATCATTGACACAGGTAGTTGTACGAACATTGTTTCAGAAGAGGCTGTTGCTAAACTTGCTCTTGTCACTGAACGACATCCTACGCCATATCGACTTGCTTGGCTCAATGCACAAACTGATTTGCGAATTTCCAAGAGATGTCGTGTTCCTTTCTCCATTGGCACAAGTTACAAGGATTCAGTTAGTTGTGATGTGATACCAATGGATGCCTGTCATATTCTGTTAGGACGTCCATGGCAATACGACCGACGAACAATTCATGATGGATTTGCTAACACCTACAGTTTCAGCTATGAAGGAAATCGTATTACTCTTCTACCTTCACAAGATTCGGCTCCATCTTCACAATCTGACACAAACTCAGATCCAATTTCTACCCCACCAAAGTCTTCACAACCTGTGTTGTTTGTTAAGGCCACACAATTCTTTGAAGAATGCGAGAGGACTAACGGTGGAATGGCTCTTATTTTAAAACCTGTGTCGTCACCACTAAGCTGCGATGTGCCAACTGAATTCCAGCATATTGTAGCTGAATTTAGTGATGTGTTTCCCGAAGAACTGCCTTCTGGTCTGCCACCTTTACGTGACATTCAACATTGCATCGATCTCACTCCAAACGCTGCCTTACCAAATAGACCTCATTACCGTATGTCACCACAAGAGCATGACGAGCTGCGTCGTCAAGTTGAAGAATTGTTGTCAAAAGGATATTTGCGTGAAAGTCTTAGTCCGTGTGCGGTACCAGCTCTTCTTATTCCTAAGAAAGATGGTACATGGAGAATGTGTGTTGATAGCCGCGAAATTAACAAGATTACAGTTCGGTATAGGTTTCCAATACCGCGTCTTGATGATTTGCTGGATCAGATTGGGTCAGCCACAATTTTTACAAAGCTTGATCTCAAAAGCGGGTACCACCAAATTCGTATTAGACCtggtgatgaatggaaaacagccTTTAAAACTCGTGAAGGCTTATTTGAATGGCTAGTTATGCCTTTTGGGTTGTCTAATGCGCCTAGTACTTTTATGCGTGTTATGAACCAAGCTTTGAGGCCTTTTATAGGACGTTGTGTTGTTGTATATTTCGATGATATACTGATTTTTAGCTTGTCCCTTTCAGATCATCTCCAACATTTGCGTGATGTGTTGACAGTTTTAAGACGAGAAAAATTGTTTGGAGCAATCAAGAAGTGTTCTTTTGGAGTTTCGCAAGTTCTGTTCCTCGGCTATGTGGTGTCTCGACAAGGTCTTTCGGTTGATCCAGCTAAGGTCGAATCAATTAGTTCTTGGCCAACTCCACAAACGATAACAGACGTTAGAAGCTTTCATGGTCTTGCATCCTTTTATCGTCGCTTTGTTCACCATTTTAGTAGCATTATGGCACCTATAACTGACTGCATCAAGTCGACACCCTTTGTATGGACCAAAGCTGCAGATGATGCTTTTCACGTGATTAAGACAAAGCTTACAACAGCTCCGGTTTTAACACTTCCCAACTTTGACATTGCCTTTGAACTTCATTGTGATGCTTCTAAATCAGGAATTGGTGCAGTTTTAAGTCAAGAGGGAAAACCAGTGGCATTTTTTAGTGAGAAAATTGCAGGTTCACGTGAGAGATATAGTACGTACGATGTCGAGTTATACGCTGTGGTGCAAGCGGTGAAACATTGGAGACATTATCTTTTTCACCGCGAGTTTGTCTTATACACAGACCATGATGCTCTTAAACATATGAGTTCTCAAGATAAGGTATCCTCACGACACGCTGCTTGGTTTTCTTACCTTCAACAATTCACTTTTGTTATTAAGCATAAGGCGGGAACACTTAATCGAGTCGCCGATGCTCTCAGTCGTCGTCATGCTTTGGTAGCTTCGATGCATGCTTCAGTTGTTGGCTTTTCAGTTCTTCCCGATTTCTACCCAGTTGAtcctttttttggaaaaatttggaCTGATGCTCAACGTGGAAACAGTGATGACTACGTTATTGTTGACGGGTTTTTATTCAAGGGATGTAGACTGTGCATTCCAGATTGTAGTCTCCGCTTACAAGTGATTAGAGAACTCCATGGTGAAGGACATGTTGGTAGGGATCGCACCCTTCAGTTAGTAACCACATCTTATTTTTGGCCGACATTACGACGTGATGTTGAACGTTATATTGTACGATGTGGAATTTGTCAAGCTTCCAAGGGACATGCCTCCAATGCAGGATTGTATCTACCGTTACCAATCCCCTCTCAGCCTTGGACCGACATAagtatggattttgttttaggaCTCCCTCGCACTCAACGTGGACATGATTCTATCTTTGTTGTGGTTGACCGATTTTCAAAGATGGTCCATTTTGTGCCTTGTAAAAAAACCACTGATGCAGTTCAGGTCGCGACGTTATTCTTTCGCGAGATTTATAAGCTACACGGCCTTCCTCTTTCAATTGTGTCAGACCGGGACTCACGATTTCTGAGCCACTTTTGGCGTTCGTTGTGGCGTTTACTTCGGACTAGTCTCGACATGAGTTCTGCTTACCACCCACAAACCGATGGTCAAACTGAAGTCACTAATCGAGCCTTGGGTGATCTGTTACGGTGCTTAGTTGGAGATAACATTCGTTCTTGGGATTCTGTTTTGTGTCAGGCTGAATTTGCACAAAATCATGCTATTAATCGGAGCACGGGTTATAGTCCTTTTCACGTGGTTTATGGTTTTATGCCGAGAGGTCCAATTGATTTAAGTATAGCACCAGATCGGACACGTTCTCATGGAAGGGCTTGTGACATGATTGACAATTTTGCAAACATTCACCAACAAGTCAAAGCCAATTTGGAAGCTGCTTCTTCAAAATACAAAGCTGCTGCCGATTCACACAGACGTGATGTTCAGTTTGTAGTAGGTGATAAAGTTTGGGCTGTCCTCACCAAAGATCGTTTTCCGTCAAACACTTATAACAAGTTGAAAGCCAGAAAGGTCGGACCATTAGAAGTGCTTGAGAAGATTAACAACAATGCTTATAGACTCCGTCTCCCACCCCACATGAACACATCTGACGTTTTCAATGTTAAACACTTAGTTCGTTATGTGGCTGATGAAGAGGATGAAAATTCGGGGACGAATTTTTCTTTACCCGGGGCGACCTGATGCAGCGTAACTACACACTTTCCTGGGCTGAAGCGAGAGTTCtagttttggtttatttgtgGGCTTTTGGTTGTTTAATTATTTCCTTTTGTGTTCGTTAATTTACCGACATTAGCTTAgggtttttatttagtttattgcACAAGTAGTATAAGTAGAGGATTTGGAGCTTTATTGTTCTTCggtttttgattaataaaagagaattaCTTTTTCAAACTCTTGTTCGAATTCTCTGTTCAAACAAGAATTATCGACAAGCTACTAAAGGTTCTGCAGATCCTAAGTTTCTTGTCTTTTACGCTTCTAGCTGCTACATTAAAAAGGTTGCTTAGTTCCATCGAGTAAGTGGctataaaatataagaatcaTATTTCCTAGATATTATGGATTGACCAATTGGGTCAAAAACACATCAGTCTAAAagccaaacaacaaaaagagttGTAGGAAAACTAAAAGAAGATCAACAGTAATCATCAGCAAGTGACTTTCGTCTCTTGTAATTTGCTTTGAAACAAGCTTGCCTCAGTTTTTTGGTTCCATCACTGAGCTCAGCATCAGGTTCTTGCTCTATAAGAACCCTATGTTCCTCCAAgttcttcacttcttcctcCATTCCAACACTCTGGTCACCAAATCAATTTCAAACAcactttcaaaataaaaaacgtaACGTAATAAATACTAAAACGCTATTACTTAAATAATGATGTTGCACCTTGAGATTCTTGATGAGGGAGTTAAGACTCTTGAGCTTCCGGTGAGGCCACCGGTAAATACCTAGTTCCCTGCATCGCTTCTTCAACACGGTAAGTCCCACGTTGAGTTCTTTCGCAGCTTTCATGATTGGTCTATCAAAGAACTGTTTGATTTCAGACATCTCTAACTTGTCCTGCCTCTTTTTCTTAGAGTTCCTCTTCTTCACCGTCCTCTTTTCAGATCTCACGTTCGAACTGGGACAGTATTTTTGAACAGCCAATGGCGAGGAGGATGAGGAACCACTGGAGATGTAGGGTTCTTGTGCCGGCATGTCAATATCATCAGATGGGATTATGTTCGTCACGTCAATGCTCTCGAAGAGATCTTCAAAGCTTTCGTACTGAAACTGAAAATGCAAACCCCGAGTTGGTTTCAGATCTTCTATATCGAGGAGAGACTCTAACGGAGGCAACCTGTAGAAACCACAAAACGATTAATAACAAAACCAAGACACGAGAGATAACTTGTTGAGGAAGAAAAAAGGTTTCCTACAGACTTGTCTAACATGTCGTATAACGAATCTGGATCATAATCGTTTTCGATTTTCGGAGAATTGAGTAGTGAGAGAGAGTTAGGATCCATTTGTTGAAGAGTCAGTGattgaaacaaaacagaacaattttttttttttagtaggaGAGTGGAACATGGTGATGAACTCATTACGTATGTATAGTCTCTGTCAAAAAGAAGATTAGTGTGTTTGTTCATAGGGATTGTGTACAATGTAATGGGAGTTACAAGTCCCAAAGCGTATAATCATTAATTGTTAAATCTTTTACTAAATACCGTGTGTGACTTAAGTTAATTGTATGATCATGGGGGCTGAATTGTGTATTagttgtttctttaattaaagcTCAAAAGATGGTTAAAAATAGTCAAAGTCAATGCATGAAAGTGATAAAGATCTAAATTACTAAAAGATCAAAATCGGTATTAAATGAATGGAGATTTTGTGTGTTATTATTTGCATTAGATGATGCATGTGTTATATGTTACGATGATAGATACATTTGATGTGGAAAGAGGATTAAGAGTTAATGAGAGTCTCTCTAGTAATGAActaattatatattcatatttcgtaaatgaaaataaaaaacgtaGTCCAGTCAAAAAAAGCTTTAATCTGTAATCATCTTCATTCACTTCTCAAATCCAGTTCAcattacataataataatacattgttttgaataacacaGTGAAAAAAAATCGTAAGGTTTGTGCTCAGAGCAACCACTGAACTGACTAAAACACATTTTAAGTTTGAATTCTGGGTGAGAAAtgagaaagaatcaaaaatCTTCTTGTTGGTTCACTTCTGCCCAAATTCTTGAATTGTTCTTGTGGCCAGCGTAAGAACGTCGACAAACGCAGAGAACGAAGCACGAAGTAGCCTTGCCTCTATCGCTTCAAAATGCCTGTAAAATTATCCGGTGAAACAATGATCAAAACTAGTACTATAAGAAGTAGGCGAGAAGTCGAATAGGTTCTATGGACTCAAAAGATGTCTAGTCAAGATCAAATAAGGCGATGgaagaacttgaagaaactCACACAGAAAGCTTGTTGTTTGATACAGACATAACTCTTCTCACTTTATCAGGCTGCAACTGCATCAATGATCACACAACATAAACCAAATTCAAACAACAGTGAAATTGGAAAAGGCTTGTTTGGAAACTAAATTTCTATCTATATACTGTAATAGAATTGAGAAATGTCCAAAACCTCTTTATCAACAGCCAATGATGTATAAGCAATCAAAGCATGTTCTTCCGATTCAAAATTCACATCCAAATTACTGCacattgccaaaaaaaaactcagttaCAGCAATATCCCTAACAAAGTCCCATTGAAAAGATACCAAGTTTATAACAATGTAATCCAATCAAAATCGTTGTGGAACTCTAAGCCAAAGCCCTAAAGAGCAAGTTCAGAAGTTCGGATTAACCTAATTGAGCGCAGCAATGAAACCCTTTTAACTAGGTCGTATTACTCTGTTTATGTGGGTAAAGATCGAAACTTTTAAGTCTTTTCCTTCAAATGTGTCAAACCCAAGATCTCTATAATCGAATCCGTAAGTTCTATATATCATCAGATACAGAGCAAACACGTTACGAACTACCAGAAACTAAGAGCTGAATCGAATCACTATATAGAAGAATCGAAAAATTCCTGAACCAGAGAAGTAAAGTAAGAGAAATTGACAGAACATACCAGCTATAATCCCAGGTTTGGTCAGAACGAGTCATTGCAGGAACAGTCGAAGCCATTTTCTGCTCCTTCCTTCGTCAATGGAGGAGGTTTTGGCAAAAAACCCTTTTTTTNNNNNNNNNNNNNNNNNNNNNNNNNNNNNNNNNNNNNNNNNNNNNNNNNNNNNNNNNNNNNNNNNNNNNNNNNNNNNNNNtttttttttttttttttttgtagcgaGACGAATTGAGGGATATGGGTATATTCGAAGAGTATATCTTGCATGAAGGAATCTTTGAACACAATACTAATTAAGAAGCATCTCTCGTCTACTCATTTTGCTATCTCTtcgctctctcttctctttctctggtTCTTTAGATTATAACTTCCATCTCTCAGCTACGCACATAATTCACCGACGAAAAGCTTAATGAAGCTTTGGTTTCAGGCAGAAACAGTACCAGGCATGTCGTCCTCTTCTCATCTCTTTcgtattttttgtgtttgtttcaagAATTACAAGCTAGCTTGTTGAGTTGTTTCATCATCTTATAATAAATGTTTCATAACTATAGAAGCTATCCTtcatgaatgttttttttttttgatgcaTGAAAGATTCATGAAacctagctagaatcaatgtttaTATCAATTCATTGAACTGTTTTCTAATATTATGATCTTTATTCATTTATAGAGATAATAATCATAGCCTAGTGATTTTAGCGTAATTGAATAGGACTCTTTGTAATTCTTATTTTTATGCAGAAACTTTAAGAAACAGTTGTGTTCTCATATAGGTACACAGAAACACGTATCTCAACTGAGATTTCGATGTCTCATAGTTACATATTACATTCGCAGAACAAATGTGTTGTATTGATCCTCTACACGTGTGTATATATCGACAGTTGGTATTGTATTATCTCTTCCATGTAAAAGCAGTGTCTCCTTCTCTTAGCCTCTGTTTGCAGCAAGATTATCTTTAAGCCCTTATGTTTTCATCAGCTTGATCATTGAATCACTGCATCATTGCTTGTATGACAATTTCTGTCGAAAGACGTCAGATTATGataaatttagtttctaatgTTCTATCTTTGATATAGTTCAGCAGTCAAGAGGAGCTTACTTGGTCGACAAATTGGAATGTGAAGGGTTATTGTTATGTGAGAGAAGGTCCAACTTTGACGGGTTTTACCATCCTGAAAGTTCTTCTTGCATACTCAAATGCCAAAACCAGAAGTCCGAAGAGGAAAAGTAGAAAGCGATTGAACTTTTCCATTATGAAATGTCCAGGAGAGACGGCACTCTTGCTTTCCGAGGAGCTTCTAATCAATGTTAGTCTCATCTTGAAATAACCTGAGGAAACGAAACAGAGCAAGCATTTAATGGTATACTGATGCTAGTCTAAGAACAACACCTTCAACGAAAAAGGCTGGTCTAAAAGGCCTAAACAATGGAGAAGTGTGTATATCTATACCTGGATCTTCCATGGTGAGGTTAGTCCAATCAGTtggttttttcttcatttctgaCGCCTTGATTAACTCGAGAAGAGATTTATTAACCTGAAATTGACCAGAAGGTAcatgttaatcttttttttttccaggttcTGAGGAAATAGAGATACTGACAACTGATCAGAGCATGGGAAACTTTGTTCCCTCTTCCATATTGTGGCAAGCAATGCTATTCCTAAAACACCTCAGAGCCTGTAAGTCTTTATAGTTTGCTATCGTAACAAACACCGACTACACGATTAAGTAACAGTATGATTGCATACAACTTTCGATCAGTAAAACAGTCAAAATTCTTCCAAGCAGGCTCTCTGAACTTTTCTCCATATATGATTAAGTCAGTTAATTAAATTCATAGCCAACTTGTTCTTATTTTCAGGATAGTGTGATTTCATTTCGGtcttatatattttctgttaagTTACGGTAATCTGAGTATGACATCCACTAACATTTACAGCGGATTAAGTCTTACATACATCGGATgcaaaagagatagagaaggtAGACATGAATGAATAAATAAGACAGTAGTACCTCTTCTGTTCTCTCGTGGCTTACAAGATGACCTCCATGAAGATCCACCATTTTAGCAACAGGATATAGTCTCTGTGCCAATCTTCTTGCGTAACATATCTGAGCAATCACATCATGTCTGCATATAACCCACCACATACTCAAATTAGATACTATGTAGAGGTAAAGATGCTTTACAAGATCAACAAACTCAAGACTGAGTGCATGAGGTGACTTTGATTCTAATTGCGTTGGTGTTGCATACCTTCCATGAATGACTGAGACAAGAAATCCAGCCGAGCGGATTAGTTCAATCTCtggttttgtgattttgtgtaACCAACAAGCATTAAGTTGGCCATCAAACCCGTGCTTGGACTGCATTCCAGTTTCTGATATTCCCTTTACATATTGCTGTATTGCATCTCTCAAATATTAGTTCCCTTAAATCATTCATTAGTAGTATATATAGTAGAAAATTTCACATAAAGACTAGTATACCCACCTCGTATAAAATTGCCCGTCTTGTGTTAGTTCCTACTGATTCTTCTAGGTAATCCTGCATATACAAACAGCATGAGAACGCTCAAATATTTCTTCAGGACAgtaataaaaatttactttatttacataattattaaagaCCAATGGTTTGATGTAGTTAATTGTTAATAATTCTTCGAGAGTAATGACTTTGTCAGCCAATTCACTCATTTGATCGCTTGCTCCAACGGCACAGAGAGAACAGCAGCAATATTTGCAATATAGAACGAAAGTTGCAATGAAGCAAACTTTCAAAAAATGCATTTTCAAACTCTATTAACAAATGCTCAATGCCAAATTTTGTTCTTACAAATTCAGAACatcaaagaagaaactaaaaagtCCCCACCTTTGAATAATGTGTGTCCAAATCAACAGCTGCCCTTTGATGAGGAGTCTTTGCCTTCAGAAAACGTATCGCAATTGAAATTGTTTGTCGGTCAAGCTGAAAGCACATAAAAAAGCAAAAGGCCATAGTCAGATTTTTTGTATCTAAGTGTGTATCTTGtgatacataaaaacaaaactttatctACATATGAGAAACAGATTCACACATAGGAACAAGGTCAGTGctatcaaaagaaagaagattcaaCAATAGCGCCACGTCTATCGTTCAAGTACCTTGGGGAAACATTCGAAACCTCCACCTGTAACATTAAGCAAAGCCAAAGAAAGAACCCGTTCGGGCACCAACGCAGCTAACTTGCAAGCTATCATTGCTCCTGTTAATCAAAAAGCCAAAAGAACTAAGAAGCAATAAAACTACTTAAAGTACcaataaaacacaaaccaaaagtTACCCATAGAATGGCCAATGATGTGAGCTCTCTTCCAACCCAAATGATCCAACAAACTAATTGAATCCTTTGCCATTATCGTTGTTCTGCACCAATATACAAAAGCCAAATTGAGTGAAAGCTAACAAAACCAATTTCACAAATTAAGAACACAAAGTAGAGAATTAAGTTCTTCAATATTGAAATTGGGGGCaacagaaagagaaagagactaACGTGTACTCGGATTTGTGGGTAGGTATGGAGCTTCGACCCATACCACGATTATCAAAAGCACAAACCTCGATGCCTGAATCATCATCGGAAACGATTCCATCCtcctcgtcgtcgtcgttgGGTTTATCTTTCCCAGTCAATCCCTTGATTTGAGGACCCCAAGATTCATGGGTTCCAGCTAAACctgaaacaattaaaaaaaaaaaacaattgaaatcGAAATCTCTCAGGGTAACCAATCAAAAGAGGGAAAAAGATGGGAGATTTACAGACCAATGATGAGAAGAGCTTTGACAGGACCATGACCATATGTTCTGTAAAAGATCTTGACTGCGGCATTGTTAAGCGTCGTCTCTGGGCCGACGTCTTCTTTCACCACCTCGCAAAAggcatcgttttttttttttttttttttgatttctcaaACTCTGAAATGTCTGGGTGGGGATCGGATTGAGCAACcggagaaaaataaaagaagaggagaagaaatgAAAGAACTTTTCTATAGAGAGACAGACAGAGAGATTGGGTTTGTGCCTTTTGTggtggttcggttcggttcggttctttTTGGGTGGAGGTTATGACTGCCACGTAGGATTGGTCGGCTGGATTTTATTGGCGGGTAAATATCTAATACAAAAGGTCAACGGTCAAACTTTTTacacgaaaaaaaagaaaagaaattagtattatatttttttgacatgagaaattattattataccgTGTAGAAAAATAGCACGTGAAAAAAGTAACACTCACGCATCAATTAAGATATCAACTAGGCTATTTGATGATATTATCaatgtgttctttttttattttctttatcaagGAACATCTCAATTCCATCCCATCAATTTTTCTATTAATCTGGAtattcattatttatattttataaatacatatgATGTGATAGAAATATAATGAGAAATAGTCAAGAAATACGGTCACGAACCATTCTTTTGAAATGTTTCAGTagtattctaaaatataataagcaagaaaccaaaatttttagttaaagaaaataccATAACTCAAGTCTTCATATGGCtcttattttagaatttttcaaGGGTTGTTTTGTCATGTTGTAATGTAGACTGTAGACGACATGTGGTGGTGTAATTTCAGTGACAATATtcataacagaaaacaaaaactctgtAGTATGAGGAGCATGTTTCGATAtgctatttttttctcattctagttatttgtaagttttgttttttcttgtgaaGATTGGATCGATCCTTACAATGATAATAAATTTGTTCACAATTTTTAGATTTATAAAGTTTCGTTTCAAATTGGATATTTAGTTGGAATttgttatcttttaattttagaaatataagtTTCGGGTCAGTtaaattctattttgatttttattataaatacctttaaataaaatattttaatcaattataaaatttctaatttttaggTCAATAATTTTGGTCTAGTCCAGATTAGATTAGACCTAAAAATGGTATTCAAGGATCCAAAACTTATATTCCccaaatgatttttttaccaTATGAGTGTATTCATAGTCCAACATTTGAACACACCTACTATatctactatatattaaaaggaaaaattaatgttcaaaatttttacttttgttatatattcaatcaatgattattatattttcatttttatcttgttttcttaaatattaGATTCATCAAAGATTTTTCCCTAAATCTTTGtaacaaaaagaattattttcctaatatattaaattattaataaaaatgaaactgttgtctttacaaaaaaaagtttacacattttaatattttattactagacaaatttttaaagaatatcatttgaaattaaattttaatataatattttaatgtttaaacaacatgatatatagtttaaattttgacttatttacGATTTCCAccgttttattttaattgtcgTTCTAAAACTTCAAAGGTGTGTTGTAATAGGTGTCATTTTAGGTTTTCATAAATGTTTGAGAAGAATTCTATTTTATccttaatattttattgtaacatcgaatgaaaataatttagaagaaATTTATATGAGGTAAAACagaaacatttatttgtttttgaaatttacgTAAAACCATTTTACGG harbors:
- the LOC104763418 gene encoding protein RKD4-like is translated as MSSSPCSTLLLKKKNCSVLFQSLTLQQMDPNSLSLLNSPKIENDYDPDSLYDMLDKLPPLESLLDIEDLKPTRGLHFQFQYESFEDLFESIDVTNIIPSDDIDMPAQEPYISSGSSSSSPLAVQKYCPSSNVRSEKRTVKKRNSKKKRQDKLEMSEIKQFFDRPIMKAAKELNVGLTVLKKRCRELGIYRWPHRKLKSLNSLIKNLKSVGMEEEVKNLEEHRVLIEQEPDAELSDGTKKLRQACFKANYKRRKSLADDYC
- the LOC109130551 gene encoding uncharacterized protein LOC109130551, translated to MASTVPAMTRSDQTWDYSCNLDVNFESEEHALIAYTSLAVDKELQPDKVRRVMSVSNNKLSVHFEAIEARLLRASFSAFVDVLTLATRTIQEFGQK
- the LOC104761314 gene encoding uncharacterized protein LOC104761314; translated protein: MGRSSIPTHKSEYTTTIMAKDSISLLDHLGWKRAHIIGHSMGAMIACKLAALVPERVLSLALLNVTGGGFECFPKLDRQTISIAIRFLKAKTPHQRAAVDLDTHYSKDYLEESVGTNTRRAILYEQYVKGISETGMQSKHGFDGQLNACWLHKITKPEIELIRSAGFLVSVIHGRHDVIAQICYARRLAQRLYPVAKMVDLHGGHLVSHERTEEVNKSLLELIKASEMKKKPTDWTNLTMEDPGYFKMRLTLIRSSSESKSAVSPGHFIMEKFNRFLLFLFGLLVLAFEYARRTFRMVKPVKVGPSLT